The Desulfovibrio fairfieldensis sequence CGGAGGACGCATGTTCGGATGATCCGGCTTCTGGTCCGACCGCTTATCCGGTTGCGGTTTCATATCAAGATGAGACTTTTTGTCCGGGCCGGCTTTGCATGGGCGGGCTTGTTCGGGGCCGGTTCACGTCGGGGCGGTTGCGACTTGTGCTTCGCCTCTTTCGGGAACAAGGGGCTCAGTCGGTGCGGAAAGCGCCATTCCGAACGCGCCCACAAAGCCCAAAAAGGCCATTACAAAAATCGCTATGAATTTTTTCATGCTGGAACTCCTTTGAGCTAGGTAAAACTCTGTGACCTTATGGGAATAATGAAAAAATTTATAACGCATTGTTTTTTTATATGAAAATTTGCAGAGCACCAACTTACGGTGCCTTTTTTATTTTAACGGCGTGCAGCTTGACTTTTTCCAATCTTCCCGCATAGACTTTTCTTACTACTTCTAGGCAGCGGGTGTACGGCTGGTTTTTATCGTGCACACTGCCCGGCGTTTTATGCTGGGTTTTCTTTTGTGCGACTTGTCGCCATCAGCATACTATTGCCGGGTCGATAGCTCCTAATACAATACCTGCAAGGGGAATAAGAGCAGCGTTCCTAGAACGTAGTTGAGTCCCGGCATTTCTCATTTCTAATGCCGAAAACTAAATCTAGGAGTTTTTCATGTCTGAACCCATCTCCCTTTCTTCCCCATCCGGCCCAGGCAATCCCAGAGACGGCGACCAGTACCGGGAATATTACATCCCGATAAGAAGCGTTGAAGAAGAACAGGAACTATTGGAAGAATACGAAACGGATAGATTCGCCCACGCTTTGCGGGAAATCTACAATGAATTTTATTTGATGATAGAGCTAATGCGGGGCTATGCGGAAAACAATAACGATGAAGATTATACTTATTTTCTGCTTGCGCAAAACCTCCAAAAACCCTTGGACAGGCTGAGTCTTGCTTGTTCCACGATTGTGGATTGGGAATTAGTTTGTAGGAGGACTATCGGGGTAACCTCTTAGGCGGCTCCTAAATTTGTTAGAGAAAGGCCCCCCGACATAGCCGGGGGGCCTTTTCGCGCGCTTGTGCGCTCAACTGGCTAACGCCATAAACAAAAAGGCTCACGGGTTTCATTGAAACACCGTGAGCCTTGCTGAAACAGGGGGTGGTGGAGGCGGGGGGAATCGAACCCCCGTCCGCGAATACTCCACGCGAAGCATCTACAGGCTTAGGCCAGGATTAAATCTCGCCGCGCTGGTGGCCCCTGACCAAGCGCAACGCGGCAAGCCCGCCGGTGACATTCTCACGGAAAACCCCGGCGAGCGCCGGTTTCCGCCAGCCTGATAAATGTCGCCGCTCGGGATTATCAGGCGTGGTCCCGAGCAGCGCGACCGGCTATGCGGTCAGTTGCCTCGCTGACTAGGCAGCGTAAGCGTAGTCGTAATCGTTGTTGGCAATTACTGTGTTGCCGCTTTTTTACGAGGCCAGCGGCGCCTCGGCCTGCCGCTCCGGCTTCTACATCCACGTCGAAACCAGTGCGCCCCCATATTCGGGTAGGTAAATAGAATAAGCCGCTTGCGCTCGCTTGGCAAGCTCAGCGGACATAAAAATGCGAAAGCGGGCCCTTGAGACACATATGATAGCGGCTGAACAAGGGGTTGTCGGCCTCCTGTTCCGGTTCCCGCAAGGCGGTGTGGGCCTGACAGGCCACTTCCACGCCATGCGAGAGCAGGGCCAGCCGGGCCAGTTCCTGAAAGCGGCGTTGCAAGGCGGGTTTGCGGGAAATGAGTTCACAGACTTTTTCCGCATCGTTGTCGCTGCCTTCAACCACCAAGCGGCCCTCCGGCGAGAGGTAAAGATGCAGGCGTTCTTCCAGCTCCAGCTTCCCGGCGTCCAGTTGCCCGTGCAACAGGGCCATGAACGATTCCTGCAGGCTGTCCAAATGCGCCTCCAGGGCTTGCGAAAGTTCACGGCCATCCCGGCTCAGGCTTTGCAGGGCGTGGGATGCTCTGCCCCCCAGCGACAGCGGCGCAACATCGCCGGAATCGGACTCCACAGCCGCCGCAACCGAGGCGGAAACGCCGGACTGCATATGGACCATGCTGGTGAGGTGGTTCTGACTGTCGGTATTCACGAACTCCTCCAGTGGAGTGATTTCTCCGGCATACAATGCTCTTGGATGTCCCCGGCTGTTTGCACGAACATCCACGGCTATTTTTTCCCTTGCGTGTGCTTACCCCGCACTTAAGCAAAATAGGTGCCAGCACGGCTTGAGCTTTCCATCGCCCTTAAAAGTCTAGAGAAATTTAAGAGAGGCGGCCCAGCCTATGGGAAAAGCAGGGCTATGCCGTATGCGTTCCCGGTTCCGACGGCGCGTTTTTGACGACTTTTCCACGGGAGATTTCAGTCCGAGAGCGACGGAAGACCGGCAGTGCGGCAAAATTTGCCAGTGGCTGTGTGTGGGGAAGGGAGCGAAAAAGAAAAGCAGTGGAACAGCGGAATCAGGCTTCCAAACTGCGCGCCAGGGCTTCACCCTGAGGGCCGCCGCCCGCCATCCGGGCCAATTCCTCATGCCGGGCCGGGCCGTCAAGCGGCGAGCAAAGCGTAAAGGTGGCATCCTCGCGGACCACTTTACTGATCTGAAAATGTTTGCGCGCCCGCGCGGCCAGTTGGGGCCAGTGGGTGATCAGCAACATCTGGCGCTGTTCGGCCAGGGCATTGAGCTTTTCCGCCAGCTTGTTCAAGGTCAGGCCGCCCACACCGGCGTCCACCTCATCAAAGATATATGTGGCGCTTTCCGCGTCCCGGCGCACGCTGGTGAGGGCCAGCAAAAAGCGTGACAGCTCGCCGCCCGAAGCGATGCGGTCCAAGGGCTGTGGAGGCTGGCCCGGATTGGGGGCCCAGAGAATGCGTACCCGTTCATCCGCGACGCCCGGCCAGAGTTCCTGCGGCACAAAATCGGGAATCACCCGCACCTGTTCGGAAAAGCCCAGATCGCGTAACTGGTCTTCCAGGCTATGGGCAAAAGAGCTTGCGGCTTCCCGGCGTACAGGCCGGATACGTTCCACCACGGCCGCCAGTTTTTCCGCCAGCGCGGCTTCTTCTTTGGCAAGGCGCGAGAGGTCCAGCGCACAGACGTCCAGAAAAGAGAGGTTCTCTTCGATTTCTCCGCGCAGGGCGAGGATTTCCGGCAGGCTGCGCCGCAGCTTGCGCTTAAGCTGGGCCAAAGCAAAGAGGCGTTCCTCCACCTTGTCCATGTCCATTTCCTCATCGGGCAGGGGAGGGCGGCGCAAATGATTGCCAAGGTGCACCAGTTGCTGACGCAGAGCGGCAACAGCCTCGGCCTCCGGGGCCAGAACCGCGTCGTCCCGGCTCATGGTATGGATGAGGCGTTCAAAGCGCCCAAGCATATCAAGCAGGCCCGGTCCGTCCTCGCCGTGCAGCAGCGTCAGGGCGTTCTCATAATTCTCCCGCAGATGCTCCTGCGAGCGGAGCTGGGCGCGCAATTCTTCCAGATGCTCTTCCTCGCCTTCTTCAGGCGATACTTTATCTATCTCCTGCTGCTGCATTTCCAGCAGGTCGCGCCTGTCGGCCAAGCTGGCCTGCTTTGCCGACAGGGCCTTACGCCGGGATGAAACTTCCTGTAGTTGGCCGAGCAGGGCGTCGCGCTCTTCCAGCAGCTCGGGCCGGGGAAAGGCGCTCTCCATCAGTTTGGCCTGAAAAGCGGGCTGCAAAAGTTGCTGCTGGCCGTGCTGGCTGGTGTGCGTCACCAGACGCGCGCGCAGATCACGCAGGCTTTCCTGTGAACTCAGGGCGTCGTTGATGTATAAGCGGCTGCGGCCGCTCTCGGCCAGCAGTTCGCGCCGCAACACCAGATCCTGATCGTCAAGGGTGAACAGCGCCTCCACCTGGGCCCGTTGCGCGCCGGGGCGCACCATTTCGGCGCTCAGCCTGTCGCCCAGCAGAAAGCCCAGAGCCTTGAGGATAAAACTTTTACCCGCGCCGGTTTCGCCGGTAAGCACATTCATGCCCGGCGAAAAGTCCAGCTCCATATCTTCGATCAGGGCCAGATTACGGATGCGCAGATATTCCAGCATGGTTGTTTACAACTTCAAGCGATAGATTAAATATGTGCCGCTTTTCAGGCCGCACAGGCCTATGCCGCCGCATTCATACTAACAAAACAGGTTGCCCAAGGCAAAAGGACTATTGCTTGAGACGCGGGTCCAGCAGATCGCGCAGGCTTTCACCCAGAAGATTATAACCGAGTACAGTGATCAGAATAGCCAGGCCCGGATAAACCGAGAGCCAGGGCGCGTTTTCGATGACGGTTTTGCCTTCCATGAGCATATTGCCCCAGCTGGCCGTGGGTGGCTGTACGCCCAGTCCCAGAAAACTCAGGCTCGACTCCACCAGAATGGCTCCGGCCACGCCGAGAGTGGCGGTGATCAGCACCGGCGCGAGGGCATTGGGCAGAATATGGCGGAATAAAATCCGCCGGGTGGGGCTGCCCGCCAAGCGTGCGGCGGCCACAAATTCGCGTTCGCGCAGGCTGAGGGCCTCGGCGCGCACCAGACGGGTTACGCCCATCCAGGAGGTCAGGCCTATGACAACCATGATATTGGTAAGGTCGGGCTCCAGAAAGGCAATGACCGCCAGGATCAGGAAAAAGGAGGGGAAGCAGAGCATGATGTCCACCATGCGCATAATGGCTTCATCCACCCAGCGCCGGAAGTAGCCGCTGATCAGGCCCAGCACCGTACCGATGCTGATGGAGATGCCCACGGCCACGAAGCCCACCCAGAGAGACACGCGCCCCCCGTAGAGCAGGCGGGAAAAGACATCCCGCCCCAGACGGTCGGTGCCCAGCCAGAAACGGGAGGAGGGCGGTTCCAGAATGTTGTCCAGATGCTGGGCCGTGGACGGATAGGGCGCGATCAGCGGGGCGCAGAGGGCCGCCAGAGACATGAACAGCACAATGCCCAGGCCCAGGGTAAGC is a genomic window containing:
- a CDS encoding DNA repair protein RecN, which translates into the protein MLEYLRIRNLALIEDMELDFSPGMNVLTGETGAGKSFILKALGFLLGDRLSAEMVRPGAQRAQVEALFTLDDQDLVLRRELLAESGRSRLYINDALSSQESLRDLRARLVTHTSQHGQQQLLQPAFQAKLMESAFPRPELLEERDALLGQLQEVSSRRKALSAKQASLADRRDLLEMQQQEIDKVSPEEGEEEHLEELRAQLRSQEHLRENYENALTLLHGEDGPGLLDMLGRFERLIHTMSRDDAVLAPEAEAVAALRQQLVHLGNHLRRPPLPDEEMDMDKVEERLFALAQLKRKLRRSLPEILALRGEIEENLSFLDVCALDLSRLAKEEAALAEKLAAVVERIRPVRREAASSFAHSLEDQLRDLGFSEQVRVIPDFVPQELWPGVADERVRILWAPNPGQPPQPLDRIASGGELSRFLLALTSVRRDAESATYIFDEVDAGVGGLTLNKLAEKLNALAEQRQMLLITHWPQLAARARKHFQISKVVREDATFTLCSPLDGPARHEELARMAGGGPQGEALARSLEA
- a CDS encoding ABC transporter permease, translating into MLPAAVKRLLGRNLMLTLGLGIVLFMSLAALCAPLIAPYPSTAQHLDNILEPPSSRFWLGTDRLGRDVFSRLLYGGRVSLWVGFVAVGISISIGTVLGLISGYFRRWVDEAIMRMVDIMLCFPSFFLILAVIAFLEPDLTNIMVVIGLTSWMGVTRLVRAEALSLREREFVAAARLAGSPTRRILFRHILPNALAPVLITATLGVAGAILVESSLSFLGLGVQPPTASWGNMLMEGKTVIENAPWLSVYPGLAILITVLGYNLLGESLRDLLDPRLKQ